The Brassica napus cultivar Da-Ae chromosome C1, Da-Ae, whole genome shotgun sequence DNA segment aaaaattatttagtatatatatagagagaacaAAGGGTATAATAGTCTTTTGCCACATAATAAAagatgtatttttgaaaatgactttttagtggtggtaaaaatgaataatgataccatgaaaatggtaaacatgaaattcccCCTTTAAAATATTCccaaaaacttaaatatttataaagaaaattaattatgctgttcaatttaatttaatgcaatgtcatatttttcaaaatgcaatgtcatatttttcaaaattcatgtCATATTTTCTTAAATGAATGTAATGATGCCAAATAAGGAAATGACTTCCTAAATAAGTTTATGAGGTTTTAGTTTTTAGCAAGAAGTTGAAAAAGAGAGTTTGACTTCAAAGTAGATGTGGCAAATTAATTATGCAAATTAGGTAGTAATCCGTGTTGTGCGCGGAGTGAAATAGtttattagattatttattgAATGTTATATAgaagaacctctataaattaataatctctataaatataaattttgtcgGTTCTAACTTGggcggttcaaaatttgacacaaatcgataaaataattagataataaatttttagaaaattctatgtatatatatggtcgcattaaaattataaattaataatttatatgtctacatattttatttaagtaaacacctattattatatggtttgttttatattcacaacgtaattatctttatattttcttaacatttaatatatttttgatgtgatttagtaatattatatctaggtaaaaccacatttaagttctatgcaatatatattatatacaccaaataatataataaaattaatataaatgtcaatatttaaaaaataacgaTTAATGTCTATAtactaaaatcaatttttttttttaattttagaataaatataacttaaaataagaaaaaatttgtaaattaatatttctataaattaataaaattttaaagtcccaacatttttatagaggttctacgtACTATACTAAACGATTCGTTGTATAGCTTTTTCTAGGGATGTGCATTCATATATCCGTCGAATTCAGTTGATCTATTCGGATTTCAGACTTTTAAAATTAGCAATTTAAATTGTATTCGAATATTaacaaattttggtttgaatttgtTTCGAATCATtgtgggttcggttcggattcgagTTTGGGTATCcatcttaattatttattttttaacaaaaatccaaatatacttaaatcctaaaaatccaaaaataaaataatataaaacataaaaatttgaataatgcaagactaaatatttaaatttacataaaaattagttcaatttaaatttttggatGGAGAACACATAAATAGTGCATACTCCCCCTCACATATTCCGGCTGCCGCTTGAACGGTGAGATCCATCAGTACCACCACCACCAGTTTGAATCAGAATTAAAGGTCCAATGCGTCCTCTTCCCGTTCGACCGCCACCGCCTCCTTTTTTTATAACGACATCTAATTCTTGAGCCTTTCCTTCAAAACTCACAACATCTGGTTTTTTGGCTCGGAGAGGAAGACTCTCATGGTACGTAATAACAGAAAAAGGCCTTAAACTAACTGAAGAAAAATTGACCTGGAGATGAAAGGTTAAGAGAATGTATAAAACCAACAATGTTCTTTTTAAACccattatattttgttttgtgtcTCCTCGCTTTCATATCTTATAtgtaatgtatttatatataattctgtTTGAATTCTTAACTTacgtgaacaaaaaaaatgcgTCACTGCCTGCTTCTAGGTATGGTTAAGAAGCTGctaggaaatatatatatatatatataatattttattaggtgGTTTGTCTACGCACGCATGCATACgtaaacattttataattacttattAATACTTACATTAATAATCAAAAGACTATAATGATAACCtattgtttatgttttcatttgaaaactcttacgtattataatatactaaaagattttttatacactatattcattaaaattttagaaatcactcaatatttctttttaaattatataaaattaagaattttacttgattaatatttatttgtgagttttctgtttttaatttttaactttttttattaaaagatatttttcagataaaacaaaacatttatgtaggaattatctttttagtaaaattatctactatagattttggataatttttattattattaattttaatcatttaaaaaaaattaatttgtttttatttttagataatttatattttttattcattaatggcataaacaatattaaccgctctaaatATTTAACGTGAAAGCTCGAATACCAcaaattaagagaaaaaaattatgagttttctgtttatatgaaaaattgaaaaaaaaaaaagagaaaacaaattgAGGTTGAAGAAATACAATCTAGGAGAATttagctctgataccagaaTGATATAAGCTTGGAATCCACAAAAGCTTTTATCAAACAAGTGTCAAAACTTAAACTTCGGTGGTTAGTGATTGATGATAGATAATAACAGTGAATTGGTTTATGGTTGAACCAAGTTGATCAATGAACAAAAACTAGCTTAAGGGTTCTTCCTCGCAAAAGCTATTCTCTAAATAAAAGCATAAGAGTTCAAGACAAATACTTGAAAGCATAAGAGGTCTTTAATAACATTGGGACACTGTTGTTAAACAGAAATGCAGAGCTAGAatcaagagaaaataaaaaggaaagggGATTGCAATAATGAAGAAAAATAAGCAAAGAACGTGATCTTAGGTGATGATGAAGCTTGATAGATGGAGTGGCATCAAGGAGGAACGGGTGCTGAAGAGAAGATATCATTCTTTATGTCTTTTGATGTATGTGGACAGTGATGATCTTCTGGTGGTGAGGATTTGGTATAGCCAAAGCTCTCTTTTGAATGCTTTAAAAGATGGGGAATAAATGAGTTGACCAAATAAGGGAACTTGACTCTTTAGGCTGGATGAAGGGGTCTTCATAATGAGCTGAATCCATGTAATAATAGGCTTGGTTTCTTTGCTTGATGATGTGAACGGTGCAAATTAAGGTAAGTGGAACTGTTTTTATGAATCTGGACAAAAGAACATCTACTGGCATGAGTCTTGTTTACTTGTAAAAACCGGTTGAAGTCTGAAGAATTGGCGGCAAGAGACAAAATCGAGTATTTCTCGTTATGCTTTATGtgattgtctttttttttttttttttttatcaaagacaATCACATAAAGCATTGAGATGACACAGGCTCACTTCTATGATGAATTTCCTTCAAAAAGTGAAACCTGGTTCCTCTTTTTCTATATACATATTCTCTGATCGCAGAGCCATTATAGTAAATCTCAGTACCTGGAAACTGTGTAAGATCATGTTGGAAGGATGTGTTTGAAGGAGCTAGGGACTTTGCTAGAGAATGGGGAGGCCTTCTTTGGGAAGACTCCAAGAGAATGCGACTTGTTGTGAAATATGAAGTTCACAATCAGATGAGTGAGTTTCTCACACCCAAAGCAAGTGATAAGAAAGGAGAACCTCCaccattttcttttcttatgttaaaacagaagaaaaaaaaagtcaaaaggTCGGTGTGGGTTGGTTCAACCAGATATGTTTTGACATGATGGTGCATAAACTATATCGACAAAAAGAGGTCGGTGTGGGTTGGTTCAACCAGAGCCAGCTTACAAGTTTCTCTTGCACGCTAAACAGACCACAATCTCGGTCTTGATTCTTCTATTCAGTCgatcatatttattaaaatccaACAGAGAATCTGAAACATTGGACATGTTCAGAGGACTCTGAATCTATCCTGTTGTCAACAACATGAATACAAGAACAGTCTTTTACTTCGTTTGAGCTTTCTCATTGGCAGAGGATTCTGAATCTTGGATTTTCTCTCCCATGTTTGTCTCTACAGTTGCATTTGCCCCAGCGAGCCTCTCAGCTTCTTCAATTTTTCTTATGGTTTCCTCTTGTGTTGCGTTCATCATTGTCCCCATTGTTTTCTTCTCTGATTCTAGCTGAACCTCCATTATGGTACCAGCTTGCTTGTCTATCGGTTTAAAGTAGTCTTCAATCTGAGCCTCCTGTATTGGTAAAAGACGAGAAATAAATTTAAGACATGAAAGCTTTTCTAAAACTTGACACTGACGAAAGCAGACCAAAAAGCTTTGTGATTTAAGAAAGACTCTGGAGACTGCTTTCGCTTTTTCCTTCCAAAACTCAATAATGCTTTTAAGAATCGTAAACACCAAGAAACTAAAAAGTGTTTTCCCTTCTTTGAAAGTTACGGGACCAAAAGCATTTGAAGGGCACACACAATATCTCAAACATTTTGTACCGCACTTAATGTAGTAGACACATTGTCTATGCCAGGCAAACGATAAACTCAAATGGGAGTCAAATAAAATCACTAGAAAATTCTGGAGTGAGAGTGAAGAAAAAGAGACTAACCGTATTCTCAATCTGTTTATTCAAGTTCTGCATTTGTTCAACCATACGGCGTACTTCAGATAGTACAATCTTCTCTGGGAGTCTGTTAATTTCGGCTTTCCTTTGTTGGGCCTGCAAGAGCAAAGTTTACAATCATTTGAATGAGATGAATAGAGCAACCATGACCAATCCTTGCTAGAAGGCATAAGTAGTGTTGAACATATAAAACACCAAAAGTCTATACTATTAGGAAAAGTCCAATGCAAGGAAGATTTGATTTCTTCAACTGTAGTTTAAAAGGAAACGAAATTTAGTATTTACAGATGCTATCAAATCAATCATAAACAGAGAAGTACATAGTGAAGTAGAGATCCTGCATACATACATGAAACAAGGCACTCATCAACACCCAGGGTTATATCATCTTATGATACCAACCAATTCATTGTAAGGACACAATAGATAGAGGCAGCGTGATGaggaacaaaaagaaaagaagaagagaaacctGCTGAATACGCTTCTCGAGTTGCAACCTGTAATTACGGACTCGCCTTTCTTCATACCCAGAGAGTACTCTGACATAGAACATTGCTTTTCTCCCAAACTCCAGcagcttcttcatctttctaATAAACAGTCAAATGGattctgcaaatattcaaattttcCAGCATTATCTATCACACAGCCAAAAGATGCTTTACAACAGCTAAACGTGGACTTGGCTGATAAATTGAACACCTATTGTTCGTCGCGCATCAGTTTAAGTCAAAATCGATCAAAACACAGATCTGGAGATCAAACGATGGAATCATTCGCATCCATGACTACGAAAATGAGGGAAAACTCGCAGAAAATACACAAGTGAGAGTTTATACAACTAACCCCGTTTAGGTGATAAATTATCGATTGAGAAACTCCGGTTACTACAATCGACGGTGGACTCCGGCACCGGCGGCGAGATAATACCGTttccgatctctctctctcgcttgaCTCACTTACCAAAAGATTGTAACCATTACTTCCATCTATCTCGTCCATAGTGGGCTCCAAATGGGCCCTTTTTATTTTTCGCGGGCTTGGCCAATCCTAAACATTCCGccaaatttatgttttcaaattatttaataCCAAATACAGTTTCAGGTACTCCAAAATAATTCATGTTTCTTCcaacattttacatttttatactgTCAAACAGTTTTGTTTTAGTGTATTTCCCCGAATTTCATGAACCTAGAATTTAACAAATAATATCACTACAATAAACTAAGAGAAAAAAGTCAGCCTTATTGTATtcatggttttatattttaggaCTCCAAGAATACTAACATCACATACATTTTGATATGTCGTTGTTAGAAACAATGACATTTAGTTGTAAAATAAGTTAACAAAAagattatttacaaaatagacATAGATAAGCAAGACCTAGGTTGCATCGAACCTTCTTCGGACGTCCGCTAACCGGAATCAGAATCTCGTGGAAGCTCGCAGAATCTTGTTTCCaaaacacttttaaaatattatctttaaAAACACTTTGGAAGCTTATGATTCCGTTTTGGAGTCACAATTTCGCTTTTTAAGACACAatgatataaatcaataaaaatataaaatcatagtTTTTAATTGGGAAATTGCAACAAAtatcacattcatagtaccacttttcatgtttacagttatcacttttaccctcacttgaACAACTTGACACTTATACTCCTactattaactaatctagacttagagcTTAGAGTTGAgggggtggggtagggtttttggaatgtgaaatttaagattctaataaatactCCCTCCGGATATGAATATATGATGTTCTAGTTTTTTTCCTTGTATACAAATGTATGATgttctaattttaattaatgcattttacttttaaaataaaatataaatcaaaatgtaaaaatataattggttgaattttATCGGGAatcaaataaaactttaaattaactAAAAGTAAAACCAAAAAGTGTTTGACAAAAGTAAGTATTTAATTTCTCTTAATATATGTGCACAACtttaaacatcatatatttgtatccagagggagtatataaataaatacttcaaaaatatataaaaaaattaaaaatagtttcaaacataattttcgattttcaaaaaaaaaattgaaaaaaaaaattcgaaaaagaaaataaaaaaattatataaaaaagttcgaatttgaaaaagtataattcgaaaacataaaaaaaacaattttttttaaatttatttaaataataatttattatatatatatagataacaagggtataagagtctttttcacttaatgaataagatatttttgaaaatgtccctttagtggtggtaaagatgaaaagtagtaccatgaaaaagataaacataaaatttctttttttttaatttatataaaatccaaaatttaatAGTAATGAAATAGAGAGACtagaaatatacaaatatttaaactaatattataaacTTTCTTTATgtattaagttttttattaaagatatagcatatattcaaatatagtttGTCAATCATTAATGAAGtactataaataattaatataataatttatttaaacttattttatgtgtattttcacagttttaatatgaaatcatttcaaaattattataaatgaataaatgatttattttaaattttaatcatataatttttagtcctagattttataaaattttcttatattttaatatatatatatacaaatatatttatggatatatgcTTCATACAAGTATCCGcttcctaattttttaaaaaatttcgcTTCTGCCTTTCCATAAGTTTCCACTTTCATGTAtccgcttccgtttccatgtaacatagagCAAGACATAAACGATGATATGTCATATGTTTTGGTCAGCGGTCAATGTAGAAATTGGATCAAATTTGTAAGGGAAGATAATGGTATGGAATGTAGAAACTAATTTTGGAAGTAGATGAAATAAACTGAACATATTGATTGCAACAATGGAAGTATGAAtatcaaagtttcaaaaaaaaaataacaatggaAGTATGAAAACGCCATTTTCTCCGGAAAACCCCTAATATTTATTTGGCTTCTTTCACTCAGCGAACGGCTACTAGTTGCCTAAAGCTGAAGAGTCTTGTGTGAGAAGATGCGTTTGAAGCTTCAGTGAATTAAAAACACTGCAGTTGACGAAAGTACCCCTCGAAAGAGACCATTATTACAAGAAACCCTCATAACGGCTAGTTTTATGATAAAGgatccttcttcatcttcttgtcTGAGCTGTAGACCAACGCACCAAATTACACACTTTACTCTCTCTCACTCTGTTCCTTTAATCTCTCTACCTCTGTGAAAAATCTCTACTTTCTGATAGAATTAGCGCTAATGGAGGAGTTTGAGCACATGATAGTGGAGGAGTTCAACGAAGAAGACTTCTACGAGAACATAGAAGCACCCAAGTTTGTAGATCTCACCGCACCAGATCATCGCCCAGAAGGAGACGACCGCTACTGGTTCTGTTCCAGAGTTGGTAAGAATCTTCTTCACCCTCTTACATTAGCTTTTCCTTTTGTAAATGCCACACAGATCTGAGAAACAACACAGTGAAGTTTGATCGATCTGAAAGTTGCTATATTAGGGGTTTTAGTGATGAACAAGAAGCTTGTGATTTTTTGATACGTTTTGACTTTCCCTGGTGATAATGTGTACTTAGGATGTGACCAGAAGCATGAAGAGTTCATGGATTCAGAAGCAATCTACAAAAACTTCGTTCTTCGGGTGAGTCAAAAAAgctcaaacattttttttttatctgattaGATTCGTGACTTTGATGTTTAATCAAACATTTACTTAGGTGATGGCTGCTAGGAGTCCAAGTGTTCGTCTTCGTAAAGCTCTTTACAGAAAAGATTTCAGGTATATGAATTTAACTTAGAGAAGAACTTCACTGTGATGATGTGTGTTTTAAACATTACTCTACATGCTTCTTGTTACTACAGTGTTGAACCTAAATGTCCCAACACGGTTCCTGCAAAGCCTTCGAGATCTCGTGTTTCTAGATTGGCTATGATCTCATCTATTCCTCACAAGGCTAATAACTTGAGGTCAAAAGAAGTCAAAGCTATCCCCACAAGCAAGAATGCAACTCCAAAGGCAAAAGCAGTAAAAGGAACTATGTTGTCATCAGTTCCTCACAAGGCATTAACTGAGcgaaagaagaagcaaaaaatGCAGAGTCCAGCAGGTTTCAGGAGTGTGCAGCATCCGAGAACTGCAGCAGCAACTAGAGCCACTGAAAGCAGAGTTGTTGCAAAGGCTTTGGTCTTTGGTTCTCCAAAGAAGCTGGTGAAACTGAAGAGATCTGTGGAGCTTAGCTCCTCGGTGAAGAAGCTGTGTCGAGGGATCAGGAAGCTTGATGTTGAAAGCAAAAGAAAGGGTTTGGGGGTTAATAATAAGGTTGAGGCTTCAACAACTCCATCTAAGAAACCACTAAGGACACGAGAGGTGAAGAGCCGAGTGTTTGATTCAGTTCTGTCACAGAAGAAACAGATTGGTGAAAAGGCCAAAGGTTCTAGTACTTTGAAAAAGAGGGTCAAGGAAAAGAAGGAGCCTGTGGTTTCCTCTGATCCTTCCAAGGCTCATGAAGCTAAGGGCAAGGAACATGAGAATCAATTCTTGGTGGAAAACAAATCAGAAGAGAATGCAGCGGAAAATGCATTAGCTTTGGACTGTGATGACAAAGAGAATGCTGATAGAGGAGATACTTGTGTATCAAAGGAGAGTAAACTAGATAAAGCAAAGCAATGTGAGACTACTGAGACTGAAGACAAGGAAAATGCATTAGCATTGGAGGGTGGAGACAAAGAAAATGTTACTAATGATGCAGAAAATGATGACAAGGAAAATGCTTCAGCCTTGGACAATAACAGGTTTTGTAAATTGCTGTTGATTTGGTTTACTTTGGATCCTATCTGCACAGAAAACCTCACCAGATATATACTTGTTTTGTCTGAATCTTGCAGGAAAGTTGACCATCCCCCCAGCCCTATGGTGAAAAAGAAAGTCTTTGGCAGGAAAGAAACTTGCAAAACCACTCCAAAGGTATATAAGTTTATTCTGTATACTTTTCTGATGAGATCTTCTCATGTTTATATTATGTGTTGCTAATGTACTTTCTACTGAACCAGGCGATGACAATAGCAGATAAGTGTTTCAATGGCAAGACTGTTTCGGCAAATCCTACTGTGAAGTATACAAAACCTAAGCTCACCAATCCAAAGCCTTTCCGACTAAGAACTGATGTATGATGCAATACAACCAACCAAAGAGATTTATTCTCTAGTATGCAACTCTGCTTGGTTTTTGGTTTCTGATGGAAGAATATTTACATGATTACAGGAAAGAAGAATCCTCAAGGAAGCAAACGCAGAGAAGAAACCACAGTGTGCTCTTGCCAAGGAAGAAGAAACTACAAACATTCTTGGTGTTCATGCTGAAAAACATCAGACAGTTAGAGTAAGTTCTTTCTGAAACATTAAAATCAAAGCAT contains these protein-coding regions:
- the BNAC01G21300D gene encoding uncharacterized protein BNAC01G21300D; amino-acid sequence: MKKLLEFGRKAMFYVRVLSGYEERRVRNYRLQLEKRIQQAQQRKAEINRLPEKIVLSEVRRMVEQMQNLNKQIENTEAQIEDYFKPIDKQAGTIMEVQLESEKKTMGTMMNATQEETIRKIEEAERLAGANATVETNMGEKIQDSESSANEKAQTK
- the BNAC01G21310D gene encoding uncharacterized protein BNAC01G21310D; its protein translation is MEEFEHMIVEEFNEEDFYENIEAPKFVDLTAPDHRPEGDDRYWFCSRVGCDQKHEEFMDSEAIYKNFVLRVMAARSPSVRLRKALYRKDFSVEPKCPNTVPAKPSRSRVSRLAMISSIPHKANNLRSKEVKAIPTSKNATPKAKAVKGTMLSSVPHKALTERKKKQKMQSPAGFRSVQHPRTAAATRATESRVVAKALVFGSPKKLVKLKRSVELSSSVKKLCRGIRKLDVESKRKGLGVNNKVEASTTPSKKPLRTREVKSRVFDSVLSQKKQIGEKAKGSSTLKKRVKEKKEPVVSSDPSKAHEAKGKEHENQFLVENKSEENAAENALALDCDDKENADRGDTCVSKESKLDKAKQCETTETEDKENALALEGGDKENVTNDAENDDKENASALDNNRKVDHPPSPMVKKKVFGRKETCKTTPKAMTIADKCFNGKTVSANPTVKYTKPKLTNPKPFRLRTDERRILKEANAEKKPQCALAKEEETTNILGVHAEKHQTVRLEKNTTSRVKASRGTSTTLVRDDASGDMVNSKRVASGTKKQVAASKRVVTMEETSLMNGESKEAAIINNKPSVCAVASGEKRHATVPMGPNFHSIHVPKSCTKRVASHV